In Aquiflexum balticum DSM 16537, a single genomic region encodes these proteins:
- a CDS encoding serine hydrolase domain-containing protein, with protein sequence MSANKIPGISYTWLESGKKKESYALGIANNNNQPIDQETVFSAASLSKPIFAYIVFQLVEEGLFDLDTPLSTYFEYQDLIEESNYKLVTARMILSHTSGLPNWRKGELKFQYNPGERFRYSGEGFVWLQKVTEHLKEKSLEELAQEYVFHPLGMKRSSFVYLEEFDDNHSLSFKKNGKQIAKSKIKNPNAAASLQTTSYDYALFLEALLSGKRMNPYFQQLMFTPQVPVDPTDGKEQQIFWGLGVGIQVTSEGKQIFQWGDNYTFRGYFTANVEMGNAVIYFTNSENGLSPVRELVKLAIPDPQPVYDWLGYK encoded by the coding sequence ATGTCTGCAAACAAAATCCCTGGGATTTCATATACTTGGTTAGAATCTGGAAAAAAAAAGGAAAGTTATGCTTTGGGAATTGCCAACAATAATAATCAACCAATAGACCAAGAGACTGTATTTTCTGCGGCATCCCTGAGCAAACCCATTTTTGCCTATATCGTTTTTCAACTTGTTGAAGAGGGGTTATTTGATCTTGATACTCCTTTGTCTACCTATTTTGAATATCAGGATCTTATAGAAGAATCCAATTATAAACTTGTAACTGCAAGAATGATTCTCAGCCATACGAGTGGATTGCCAAACTGGAGAAAAGGAGAACTTAAGTTCCAATACAATCCAGGAGAGCGGTTTCGGTACTCTGGTGAAGGATTTGTTTGGCTCCAAAAGGTAACCGAGCACCTGAAAGAAAAAAGCTTGGAAGAATTGGCTCAGGAATATGTTTTCCATCCACTTGGTATGAAAAGAAGCAGTTTTGTTTATCTTGAGGAATTTGATGATAACCATAGTCTTTCTTTCAAGAAAAACGGAAAGCAGATTGCAAAAAGTAAAATCAAAAATCCCAATGCTGCAGCTTCCCTTCAGACCACCTCCTATGATTATGCGCTATTTCTGGAAGCCCTTTTGAGCGGTAAAAGAATGAATCCTTATTTCCAACAATTGATGTTTACTCCACAGGTTCCTGTCGATCCAACGGATGGAAAAGAACAACAGATTTTTTGGGGATTGGGTGTAGGTATTCAGGTAACATCTGAGGGGAAGCAGATTTTTCAGTGGGGCGACAATTATACCTTTCGCGGCTATTTTACTGCCAATGTGGAGATGGGAAATGCAGTAATCTATTTTACAAACAGTGAGAATGGACTTAGCCCTGTACGCGAATTAGTGAAATTGGCTATTCCTGATCCCCAACCTGTCTATGATTGGTTGGGATATAAATAA